The following DNA comes from Enterocloster bolteae.
AGGAATTCTTCCGTTTACAATCTTAATCACTTCATGTACAATGGCTTTTTTCTCTTCCAATGTAAGCAGGGTTACCTCTCCTGCTGAACCAAGAATAAAAATTTGTGAAGTTCCATACTTTATTTGACGGTCAATCAGGGTTTCAAAGCCCTTAAAATCAATTCTGTCATCCTCTGTAAATGGGGTAGGCATTGCTACCCATGAGCCGTGTAATTGGACCATTGCTTATCTCCTTTTTTATTATTCAAAATCCACATCAAAGAAATCCAAAGCAATACCAGCAAGTGTCAGGATACCTGTGGTGAGAGCTTTCCGGTCACAGTAAAAGTGGGGGCTGTGGAGCCCGCCATAAGGACCGCCTTCGCTTCGCGAACCAAACCTAACGAAAACCCCAGGTGCCTTCTCCATTACAAATGCAAAATCCTCGGCGCCCATACTTGGATGAGCCAGTTCGATTACATTCTCATGACCTAGAAGTTTGCTGCCGCAGCGTTTTACCCGATCGACCCATTGGCTGTCGCTGACCAGCGGAGGAGGCCCCAGTTTGATGTTCACCTCTGCATCACCGCGTCCGGCAGCGGCTATACCCTTGCATATTTCCGGGATTCTTTTTAGTATATGCTCCCGGACTTTTGGGTCCAGGGCACGGATGGTACCCTTTAATACAACGGAATCAGGTATGATGTTAAATGCATTTCCGCCCTGGATGGAGCAGAGGGAGACAACACCGGATTCGTCTGCCGCAAGTTCACGGGAAACCAGCATCTGCAGTGCCTGTACGATCTGGGCAGCTAACAGGATGGGGTCGATAACTGTGTCAGGATGGGCCCCATGACCGCCCTTTCCTTTTACGGTAATGGTGAGTTCGTCTGAACTTCCAAGAATTGCGCCATAGCGTACCCCGATTTTTCCGGCACATAAGTCAGGTGTTACATGCAGGGCAGCCACACCGTCAATGGTATGGAAGTCGATTTTGGGGCTTTCAGCAAACAGTTTTCCGCCTTGCAGCGTTTCCTCTGACGGCTGAAAAAAGAACAGAATGGATCCGGCAATCTGATTTCTGTAATGCTCCAGAACTCTCACTGCTCCCAACAGGATGGATGTGTGTACATCATGTCCGCATGCATGCATTATGCCGTCTGTCCTGCTCCGCAGTTCGTGGCTCTCGTCTTCTTTTATGGGGAGGGCGTCCATGTCTCCGCGAAGTGCGATGCAGTGGGCGGTGCCCGGTTTCGTTCCCTTTATTTCCACCAGAAGTCCGGTTTCACCGATGTGCTCTATTCTGTCAACATGAGTTTTTTCACGCAGTTCTTTTTCTATGAGAGCGCTTGTATTATATTCTTTAAGGCCCAGCTCGGGATTTTCGTGGATTTGCTGGCGGACTGCATTAATTTCAGGTTCTAGTGAAGCTACTAATTCATGTATTGTCATGTGATTCTCCTTCTTGCTGCCTTTGTATCTTCAATACTTAAAGTCCGGTCCAGCCTATGCTCTGTAAAAACATGAGTGTAAAGAACGCCAGCGTAATCTGAACAAGAATAAGAGGCATTGCCTTCTTTAAGTATTTTCCATAAGAAATACCTGCAAAACCAAGACCTCCCATCAAGGTACCGATGGTAGGAATGACACAGTTTGTAAATCCGTCTCCGAACTGGAAGGCCTGTACAGCAACCTGTCTTGTAATACCCGTTAAATCTGCGATTGGAACCATAATTGGCATAACAGCTGCAGCCTGGCCGGAACCAGAAGAAATGAAAAAGTTAATAAGAGCATTGGCAAGGAACATGAAGCCGGCGCCTAAGACAGCACCCATGTGGCTGATTGGCTTTGCCAGCCAATATACGATTGTATCCAGAATCATGCCGTTGCTCATGAGGACAGTCAGGCAATTTGCAAAGCCTACGATGAAAGCAGCGCCTACCGTACTTGCGCAGCCTTTAATGAAACGGTTGAAACCCACGTTTATATCCTTACAGCTTACACATCCGATCAGGAGGCAAACCACCAGAAATGTTGCAGAAATTTTGTCCGCGCCCCATTTAAACTTCAATGCGCCGATTACAACCGCAGCCAGACCTGCCACCATACACAGCATAGACAGCACCTGAACCTTTGTTACAGGGGCATCGCCTAACTCGCCGTCCTGATAGCCCATGATATCATTTGTTTTCAGGCCCTGCTCATAATTCAGGCTTTTGCAGGGGTCTTTTTTGATCTGGTGAAGATAGAAGATAACAAACGCATAACTCAATGTAAAGTTTACGATATGGAAAATTACCCTGGCACTAAAACCGGAAAACAGCGGTACCTCTGCGATTGCCTGCGCCACGCCCAATACGCCCGCATTTGCCCAGCCCACATTGAAACCAGCGAACTGTCCGAAGAAAATCATGAAAAATCCCAGGGTCTTATCAAATCCCATGGCCTGTGACAGGAAAATTCCAATGGGAATCAAAACAAGGGTTGCGTTTCCGAACACACCTGTGGCACCGCCCATGGACATGAAAAACATAACACAGAAAATAGCTATTTCTTCTCTGCCCTTTACGGCCTTTGCCAGTTTCATAAAAATTGTGTCAATTGCTTTTGTTTCTGTAATCATGTAAACAGCTGCGCCTACAAACAAAATCATATAAATAAGGCTGGACTGATTTTTAAAACCTGTTACCAGGGCCTGAAAGATTTCCCATGGCCCCTGAGGATTCTGACCAATCACATGATAAGTGCCGGCTACAACCTTTGTTACATTTTCTTCTGTCACACGCTCGTAGCTTCCCGCGGGGACAATCCATGTTAAAATGGCCGATACAATTGCTAACAAAAACAAGATTGTATATACGTTCGGGAACCATGATCTTTTATTGCCTTCTTTCATACCATTTCCTCCTATTGTCAACTGATTTTTGAAATTATTAATTCTACCCACCTTTCTGTCAAATAATTATGGAAATAATTCTAGCATACATTTAGTAATGTTACTGCTTCCTAAGTTACAATGAAAAAACATATAAAATGCATCTTTTTGTACATTGATTTAAAAACAGTTCACACAAAAAAGACTCATGAAAAAGTACATGAGTCTTTTGATGTATAATTTGATATATTTTTACATTTACTATACAAAATATTTATAAAAGTTCGACAGATTTACTACTGCATCACCTTATTATATGCAGCAGCATTAATCTGTGTATTCCGGTTCAAAATACGAATAAAATCCTCGTTGCATAATTCCTTTATGGTTTTGCTGATTGTGATTCTGGAGCTGCCGATAATTGCGCTCAACTCCTGCTGTGTGTAATGTACCTTCA
Coding sequences within:
- a CDS encoding YfcC family protein translates to MKEGNKRSWFPNVYTILFLLAIVSAILTWIVPAGSYERVTEENVTKVVAGTYHVIGQNPQGPWEIFQALVTGFKNQSSLIYMILFVGAAVYMITETKAIDTIFMKLAKAVKGREEIAIFCVMFFMSMGGATGVFGNATLVLIPIGIFLSQAMGFDKTLGFFMIFFGQFAGFNVGWANAGVLGVAQAIAEVPLFSGFSARVIFHIVNFTLSYAFVIFYLHQIKKDPCKSLNYEQGLKTNDIMGYQDGELGDAPVTKVQVLSMLCMVAGLAAVVIGALKFKWGADKISATFLVVCLLIGCVSCKDINVGFNRFIKGCASTVGAAFIVGFANCLTVLMSNGMILDTIVYWLAKPISHMGAVLGAGFMFLANALINFFISSGSGQAAAVMPIMVPIADLTGITRQVAVQAFQFGDGFTNCVIPTIGTLMGGLGFAGISYGKYLKKAMPLILVQITLAFFTLMFLQSIGWTGL
- a CDS encoding M20 metallopeptidase family protein, whose product is MTIHELVASLEPEINAVRQQIHENPELGLKEYNTSALIEKELREKTHVDRIEHIGETGLLVEIKGTKPGTAHCIALRGDMDALPIKEDESHELRSRTDGIMHACGHDVHTSILLGAVRVLEHYRNQIAGSILFFFQPSEETLQGGKLFAESPKIDFHTIDGVAALHVTPDLCAGKIGVRYGAILGSSDELTITVKGKGGHGAHPDTVIDPILLAAQIVQALQMLVSRELAADESGVVSLCSIQGGNAFNIIPDSVVLKGTIRALDPKVREHILKRIPEICKGIAAAGRGDAEVNIKLGPPPLVSDSQWVDRVKRCGSKLLGHENVIELAHPSMGAEDFAFVMEKAPGVFVRFGSRSEGGPYGGLHSPHFYCDRKALTTGILTLAGIALDFFDVDFE